From the genome of Blautia pseudococcoides, one region includes:
- a CDS encoding NAD-dependent protein deacylase — protein MEETERLQEIILKSSNIVFFGGAGVSTESGIPDFRSVDGLYHQQWDYPPETILSHTFFMRKPEEFYRFYKAKMLCDTAKPNTAHLKLAELEKAGKLKAVITQNIDNLHQMAGSRNVLELHGSVYRNHCMKCCTSYDFAYMKAAKGVPKCEKCGGIIKPDVVLYEEGLDRKTLNRSVQAISNAEVLIIGGTSLAVYPAASLIDYFTGEHLVVINRDATPRDKMADLVINQPIGRVFSQIRVE, from the coding sequence ATGGAAGAGACAGAAAGACTGCAGGAGATTATTTTAAAGAGCAGCAATATTGTATTTTTTGGAGGGGCAGGAGTTTCCACGGAGAGTGGGATACCTGATTTCAGAAGTGTGGACGGCCTTTATCACCAGCAGTGGGATTATCCGCCGGAGACTATTTTAAGCCACACCTTTTTTATGAGAAAACCGGAAGAATTTTATCGTTTTTATAAAGCCAAGATGCTCTGTGATACCGCAAAACCAAATACAGCACATTTAAAACTTGCGGAGCTTGAAAAAGCAGGAAAACTGAAGGCTGTCATTACGCAGAACATAGACAATCTTCATCAGATGGCAGGCAGCCGCAATGTGCTGGAACTGCACGGGAGTGTGTACCGCAACCACTGTATGAAATGCTGTACATCCTATGATTTTGCCTATATGAAGGCTGCAAAGGGAGTGCCCAAATGTGAAAAATGCGGCGGTATTATCAAACCGGATGTGGTCCTCTATGAGGAGGGCCTTGACCGCAAGACACTCAACAGGTCTGTGCAGGCCATTTCAAACGCGGAAGTTTTGATCATCGGGGGAACCTCCTTGGCAGTCTATCCGGCAGCATCCCTGATTGATTATTTCACCGGGGAGCATCTGGTGGTCATCAACCGGGATGCCACACCCAGGGATAAAATGGCAGATCTTGTGATCAACCAGCCCATTGGCCGGGTGTTCTCACAGATTCGTGTGGAATAA
- a CDS encoding DUF951 domain-containing protein has translation MGYNYEVGDIVKLKKQHPCGSQEWEILRVGADFRLKCTGCGHQIMLARRIVEKNTKDLKKKA, from the coding sequence ATGGGTTACAATTATGAAGTTGGAGATATTGTAAAACTGAAAAAACAGCACCCCTGCGGAAGCCAGGAATGGGAAATCCTCCGGGTGGGTGCTGATTTTCGACTGAAATGCACAGGATGTGGTCATCAAATCATGCTGGCCAGGAGAATTGTGGAGAAAAATACCAAAGATTTGAAAAAAAAGGCTTGA
- the rpsF gene encoding 30S ribosomal protein S6: MNKYELALVVNAKIEDEARAAVVEKAKGYITRYNGVISEVEEWGKKRLAYEIQKMREGYYYFIQFESDAACPAEVERHIRIMDNVLRYLVVRKDA; this comes from the coding sequence ATGAACAAATATGAATTAGCATTAGTCGTTAATGCGAAAATTGAAGATGAAGCTCGTGCAGCAGTTGTGGAAAAAGCGAAAGGCTACATCACCCGTTACAACGGAGTTATTTCCGAAGTAGAAGAATGGGGCAAAAAAAGATTAGCTTACGAAATCCAGAAAATGCGCGAAGGATACTACTACTTCATCCAGTTTGAATCTGATGCAGCATGCCCTGCAGAAGTAGAACGTCACATTCGCATCATGGACAATGTATTAAGATATTTAGTTGTCAGAAAAGACGCTTAA
- a CDS encoding single-stranded DNA-binding protein — protein MNKVILMGRLTRDPEVRYSAGENSMAIARYTIAVDRRFKRDGEASADFIGCVAFGRQAEFAEKYFRQGIKIAISGRIQTGSYVNKDGVKVYTTDVVVEDQEFAESKAVSDSHAGQAGGQGMQGMGMPSPTPGAASSADGFMNIPDGIDEELPFN, from the coding sequence ATGAACAAAGTAATTTTAATGGGTCGTTTAACCAGAGATCCTGAGGTGAGATATTCCGCAGGAGAAAACTCTATGGCAATTGCCAGATATACAATCGCTGTTGACCGCCGTTTCAAGAGAGACGGGGAAGCCAGCGCAGACTTTATCGGATGTGTGGCTTTTGGAAGACAGGCAGAATTTGCAGAAAAATACTTCCGTCAGGGTATCAAAATCGCTATCAGCGGCAGGATCCAGACAGGCAGCTATGTGAACAAGGACGGCGTGAAAGTCTATACCACAGACGTTGTGGTTGAGGATCAGGAGTTCGCCGAGAGCAAAGCAGTCAGCGACAGCCATGCGGGACAGGCTGGCGGACAGGGAATGCAGGGCATGGGAATGCCTTCACCGACACCTGGTGCAGCATCCTCTGCAGACGGATTCATGAATATTCCGGACGGAATTGACGAAGAGTTACCGTTCAACTGA
- the rpsR gene encoding 30S ribosomal protein S18 codes for MAYEKGNRPDSPMKRRGGRRRKKVCVFCGKENNEINYKDANKLKRYVSERGKILPRRITGNCAKHQRALTVEIKKARHLAIMPYVQD; via the coding sequence ATGGCTTACGAAAAAGGTAACAGACCGGATTCTCCGATGAAGAGAAGAGGCGGACGCAGAAGAAAAAAAGTTTGCGTGTTCTGTGGAAAAGAAAATAACGAGATCAACTACAAAGATGCAAATAAATTAAAAAGATATGTCTCTGAGAGAGGAAAAATCCTTCCGAGAAGGATCACAGGAAACTGTGCAAAACATCAGAGAGCTTTAACTGTTGAGATTAAGAAAGCAAGACATTTGGCGATCATGCCTTATGTTCAGGACTGA
- a CDS encoding response regulator transcription factor, translated as MNYKILIAEDEQDIAELLKLYLENEGYRVFRAGNGVEALKIVEREDISLAVLDVMMPKMDGYELTRRIREISNIPILILSARDKSNDKILGLNLGADDYMAKPFDPLEIVARVNSNLRRFYQLNAEKPKREETYILKVGDLSLDTQTLVLKKKGEEVLLTPMEYKILALLMKKPGAIYTKVQIYESTSGEYFESDDNTIMVHISNLRDKIEDNPKNPRYIKTIRGVGYKIEDR; from the coding sequence ATGAATTACAAGATTTTAATTGCTGAGGATGAACAGGACATTGCGGAACTTTTAAAACTCTATCTTGAGAATGAGGGCTACCGTGTCTTTCGGGCCGGCAATGGCGTGGAAGCACTGAAGATTGTGGAGAGGGAAGATATCAGTCTGGCTGTGCTCGACGTTATGATGCCTAAGATGGATGGATATGAGCTTACCAGGCGTATCCGGGAAATCAGCAATATTCCTATTTTGATTCTTTCCGCCAGGGATAAGAGCAATGATAAAATCCTGGGACTGAATCTGGGAGCTGACGATTACATGGCAAAGCCTTTTGACCCTCTTGAGATTGTGGCAAGGGTGAATTCCAATCTACGACGGTTTTATCAGCTAAACGCAGAGAAGCCCAAACGTGAGGAAACCTATATTTTGAAGGTGGGAGATTTGAGTCTGGACACGCAGACGCTGGTTCTGAAGAAAAAGGGCGAGGAGGTTCTCCTGACACCAATGGAATATAAAATTTTGGCTCTTCTTATGAAAAAGCCGGGTGCCATTTATACAAAGGTACAGATTTACGAGAGTACCAGCGGAGAATATTTTGAGAGCGATGACAACACCATCATGGTCCACATCTCCAATCTCAGGGATAAAATAGAAGATAACCCCAAAAATCCACGTTACATAAAAACCATAAGGGGAGTAGGCTATAAGATTGAAGACAGATAA
- a CDS encoding sensor histidine kinase: protein MKTDKRKTGSFLALLIQNYVGFTLTILCILALISAAINKGFERRLDLPSADALEANEGLLEEGNYDAFPCRKVLGPKGDFVVLDENLHTVYKSSEKMEESFTATELYCIPEMTLWEYTETTTFTNQEGKKQILVKRYGEVMSEDKETYEETESFMILDENYRVLTNTMDFPAQQFGERELQYMTDSVSASYGYQKHTFTGEDGRKYTAVFKYKKIDDPSYRHIVSALERLWLLTIPLYIIVVAVFVLKLNRKVKVPLTSLSRTITQYQQGEKPSTEYRGPNEFVEIGDDFVRLAARLNESEEKRLKAGMDKQKMLADISHDLKTPITVIQGYARAICDGVIPEDRRDQYLRTIYLKSSALNELINTFYEYSKLEHPDFSPVLKRENICEFSREYLASKYNEIALAGFELEADIPETPLYCHIDSQQLSRVFENIIANALKHNSEGTILRFAIAAEGNSVKISISDNGKGVPPEIADVIFEPFTVGDESRNSRQGTGLGLAIAKKIVESHKGYISLSKHPEEGMSTEFIIWMKTS from the coding sequence TTGAAGACAGATAAGAGAAAAACGGGAAGTTTTCTGGCTCTTCTCATACAAAACTATGTGGGATTTACCTTGACCATACTCTGTATCCTGGCATTGATCTCTGCTGCTATCAACAAAGGGTTTGAAAGACGGCTTGATCTGCCCAGTGCCGATGCCCTGGAAGCAAACGAGGGACTGCTGGAGGAAGGAAACTATGATGCGTTTCCCTGCCGGAAAGTCCTGGGGCCAAAAGGTGATTTTGTGGTATTGGATGAGAATCTGCATACGGTTTATAAGAGCAGTGAGAAGATGGAGGAATCCTTCACTGCCACGGAATTATACTGTATTCCGGAAATGACACTGTGGGAATATACGGAGACCACCACATTTACGAATCAGGAGGGGAAAAAACAGATCCTGGTGAAACGGTACGGGGAAGTGATGTCAGAAGACAAGGAAACATATGAAGAGACAGAGAGCTTCATGATCTTGGATGAGAATTACAGAGTGCTGACCAATACCATGGATTTCCCGGCGCAGCAGTTTGGAGAGCGGGAACTGCAGTATATGACGGACTCCGTCTCCGCGTCCTATGGATATCAGAAACATACTTTCACAGGGGAGGACGGCAGGAAATATACGGCAGTCTTCAAATACAAAAAAATAGATGATCCCAGTTACCGCCACATTGTCTCTGCTCTGGAACGGCTCTGGCTTCTGACAATTCCGCTGTATATTATCGTAGTGGCAGTCTTTGTGCTGAAGCTGAACCGGAAAGTAAAGGTTCCGCTCACATCCCTGAGCAGGACCATCACCCAGTACCAGCAGGGGGAGAAACCCAGCACAGAGTACAGAGGACCAAATGAGTTTGTAGAGATTGGGGATGATTTTGTCAGGCTTGCCGCCCGTCTCAACGAGAGTGAGGAGAAACGTCTGAAAGCAGGTATGGACAAGCAGAAAATGCTGGCCGATATATCCCATGATCTAAAAACGCCTATTACAGTTATCCAGGGATATGCCAGGGCTATCTGTGACGGCGTGATACCAGAGGACAGGAGGGATCAGTATCTCAGAACCATCTATTTAAAATCCTCGGCGCTCAATGAACTGATCAATACCTTTTATGAGTACAGTAAGCTGGAGCATCCGGATTTCAGCCCGGTGCTGAAAAGAGAGAATATCTGCGAATTCTCCAGAGAATACCTGGCGTCCAAGTACAATGAGATCGCTCTTGCCGGATTTGAACTGGAGGCGGATATTCCTGAAACGCCTCTGTACTGTCATATTGATTCCCAGCAGCTCAGCCGTGTTTTTGAAAATATCATTGCCAATGCGCTGAAGCATAATTCGGAGGGGACGATACTGCGCTTTGCCATTGCTGCTGAGGGGAACAGCGTAAAGATCAGTATATCCGACAACGGGAAAGGGGTTCCCCCGGAGATCGCAGATGTTATCTTTGAACCCTTCACTGTGGGGGACGAGTCCCGCAACAGCAGGCAGGGAACCGGCCTGGGACTTGCCATCGCAAAAAAAATTGTGGAATCCCATAAAGGGTACATCAGCCTTTCCAAGCATCCGGAAGAAGGGATGTCCACGGAATTTATTATATGGATGAAAACGTCATAA
- a CDS encoding DHH family phosphoesterase, with product MNGKIKIKGQLKLYMQWPVILAVLLILMDISVFRINRRAGAVASGFLAVYLLIVIFLYHHSRAIIMNELISFATQYGQVQRSLLKEFIVPYALLDSKGKLMWMNDAFSALCEKPRKYRKSITTLFPEIKVDTLPKEDASEVVFQFAEKDYRASMRRISIQKLLEDSGLVEAEDENFLTALYLFDETEINGYIRRTEDEKLVTGLLYLDNYDEALNSVEEVRRSLLVALIERKLNKYFSEVDCLVKKLEKDKFILVMRQRSLEELKKKRFNILEDVKTVNIGNDMAVTISIGIGINAPSYAQNYEYSRIAIDLALGRGGDQVVIKDKESMTYFGGKSQQMGKNTRVKARVKAHALKEFMVAKDKVVVMGHKISDVDSIGAGIGIYRAAKSLNKRAHIVVNNPTMSVRPIIENFMNNPDYDEHMFVDSAEAIDIVDNNTVVVVVDTNKPSYTECEELLSKTKTIVVLDHHRQGAEVISNAVLSYIEPFASSACEMVAEILQYFSDDIRIYNIEADALYSGIIIDTNNFTAKTGVRTFEAAAFLRRCGADVTRVRKMFRDDVASYRAKAEAIRHVETYRNYFAIAVCPSQGVDSPTIVASQAANELLNISSVRASFVLTDYNHTIYFSARAIDEVNVQLIMERLGGGGHINMAGAQLKDEEMEIAIIKLKETIDQMIKEGDIEI from the coding sequence ATGAATGGGAAAATTAAGATTAAAGGTCAGTTGAAGCTGTACATGCAGTGGCCGGTAATTCTGGCAGTCCTTCTGATTCTCATGGATATTAGTGTGTTCCGCATCAACAGGCGGGCTGGCGCTGTTGCCAGTGGATTTTTGGCTGTTTATTTGCTGATAGTTATTTTCTTATATCACCACAGCCGTGCCATCATCATGAATGAGCTGATCTCTTTTGCTACCCAGTACGGGCAGGTACAGAGAAGCCTGCTGAAGGAATTTATTGTTCCTTATGCGCTGCTGGACAGCAAGGGAAAGCTGATGTGGATGAATGATGCATTTTCCGCCTTGTGTGAAAAGCCACGGAAGTATAGAAAATCAATCACCACCCTGTTTCCTGAGATCAAAGTGGACACTCTGCCGAAGGAGGATGCGTCTGAAGTAGTGTTCCAGTTCGCTGAGAAGGATTACCGTGCATCCATGCGCAGAATTTCTATCCAGAAACTACTGGAAGATTCAGGCTTGGTGGAGGCAGAGGACGAGAATTTCCTCACAGCACTTTATCTCTTTGATGAGACAGAGATCAACGGTTACATCCGCAGGACAGAGGACGAAAAGCTGGTTACAGGGCTTCTGTATCTGGACAATTACGACGAGGCACTGAATAGTGTGGAAGAAGTGCGCCGTTCGCTTTTGGTTGCCCTGATAGAGAGAAAGCTGAACAAGTATTTCAGTGAGGTGGACTGTCTTGTGAAAAAGCTGGAAAAGGACAAGTTTATTCTTGTTATGCGCCAGCGCTCTCTGGAGGAACTGAAGAAGAAGCGGTTCAATATTCTGGAGGATGTAAAGACTGTCAACATTGGAAATGATATGGCTGTGACGATCAGTATCGGTATCGGTATCAATGCGCCCAGCTATGCGCAGAATTATGAGTATTCCAGGATCGCCATTGACCTTGCCCTTGGACGCGGCGGTGACCAGGTGGTTATCAAGGACAAAGAGAGCATGACATATTTTGGCGGGAAATCCCAGCAGATGGGCAAGAATACCCGTGTAAAGGCCCGTGTAAAAGCCCATGCACTGAAGGAGTTCATGGTTGCCAAGGATAAAGTGGTGGTCATGGGACACAAGATTTCAGATGTGGACTCCATCGGCGCCGGGATCGGTATCTACAGGGCAGCAAAATCCCTGAATAAGAGGGCACATATTGTTGTAAATAATCCGACCATGTCTGTGCGTCCCATCATTGAGAATTTTATGAATAATCCGGATTATGATGAGCATATGTTTGTGGACAGTGCAGAAGCAATTGACATTGTGGACAACAACACTGTTGTGGTTGTGGTGGATACCAACAAGCCAAGCTATACGGAGTGTGAGGAGCTGCTTTCCAAGACTAAGACGATCGTGGTTCTGGACCATCACCGCCAGGGTGCGGAGGTGATTTCCAACGCGGTGCTTTCTTATATTGAGCCGTTTGCATCTTCGGCCTGTGAAATGGTTGCGGAGATTCTGCAGTATTTCTCTGACGATATCAGAATTTACAACATAGAGGCGGATGCCCTTTACTCCGGCATCATTATTGATACCAACAATTTCACGGCCAAAACTGGCGTGAGGACTTTTGAAGCTGCTGCGTTCCTGCGCCGCTGCGGCGCGGATGTGACCCGGGTGCGCAAGATGTTCCGGGATGATGTGGCTTCCTACAGGGCGAAAGCGGAGGCGATCCGTCATGTGGAGACTTACCGGAACTATTTTGCTATTGCGGTCTGCCCGAGCCAGGGTGTGGACAGCCCCACCATCGTGGCATCCCAGGCGGCCAATGAACTTTTGAATATCAGCAGTGTGCGGGCATCTTTTGTGCTCACAGACTACAACCATACCATTTATTTCAGCGCCCGTGCCATTGATGAGGTGAATGTACAGCTTATCATGGAACGTCTGGGCGGCGGAGGTCACATTAATATGGCCGGAGCACAGCTAAAGGATGAGGAGATGGAGATCGCCATCATCAAACTGAAAGAGACCATTGACCAGATGATAAAGGAAGGAGACATAGAGATATGA
- the rplI gene encoding 50S ribosomal protein L9, which yields MKVILVEDVKSLGKKGDIVNVSDGYARNMLFPKKLGLEATSKNINDLKLQRAHEDKVAKEQLDAAQAFKAELETKEVTVSIKVGENGRTFGSISTKELAEAAKEQLGYDIDKKKMQLSSPIKELGTTKVPIRLHPKVTAELKVVVKEA from the coding sequence ATGAAAGTAATTTTAGTAGAAGACGTAAAATCCCTGGGGAAGAAGGGTGACATTGTAAATGTAAGCGACGGATATGCCAGGAACATGCTGTTTCCCAAGAAACTGGGACTGGAGGCTACATCCAAGAACATCAATGATTTAAAACTCCAGAGAGCCCATGAGGACAAAGTGGCAAAAGAGCAGCTTGACGCGGCACAGGCTTTCAAGGCGGAGCTGGAGACAAAAGAAGTGACGGTATCCATCAAAGTAGGGGAAAATGGCCGTACTTTTGGTTCTATCTCAACAAAAGAGCTGGCTGAAGCGGCAAAAGAGCAGCTTGGATATGACATTGATAAGAAGAAAATGCAGCTTTCTTCCCCGATCAAAGAGCTGGGTACCACAAAAGTACCCATCCGTCTGCATCCTAAAGTGACAGCAGAGCTGAAAGTCGTTGTGAAGGAAGCGTAA
- the dnaB gene encoding replicative DNA helicase: protein MDEALIKRIMPHSIEAEQSVIGSMITNKDAIVTASEIITGDDFYQQQYGIVFEAMVELFNENKPVDLVTLQNRLKELDVPPEISSMEFVGELVAAVPTSVNVKYYAEIVSEKAMLRKLIKTTEEIANTCYLGNERTQDILEITEKKIFDLVQRKSSDEFVPIKDVVLNAIEKIEKASRTKGSVTGIPTGFIDLDYKMSGFQPSDLILVAARPSMGKTAFVLNIAQYMAFKSGVTTAIFSLEMSKEQLVNRLLSLESKVDSQSIRTGNLEDEDWAKLIEGANIIGSSNMIIDDTPGISISELRSKCRKYKLEQNLGVIFIDYLQLMSGSGRSESRQQEISDISRSLKSLARELSVPVVALSQLSRAVEQRPDHRPMLSDLRESGAIEQDADVVMFIYRDDYYNKDSENKNIAEIIIAKQRNGPIGTVNLVWLPNYTKFVNMKK from the coding sequence ATGGATGAAGCACTTATAAAGAGAATCATGCCCCACAGCATTGAAGCGGAGCAGTCGGTTATCGGTTCCATGATCACGAACAAAGATGCCATTGTGACCGCATCAGAGATCATTACAGGTGATGATTTTTATCAGCAGCAGTACGGCATTGTCTTTGAGGCCATGGTGGAGCTCTTCAATGAGAACAAACCTGTGGATCTGGTCACACTGCAGAACAGGCTGAAGGAACTGGATGTGCCGCCTGAGATTTCCAGCATGGAATTTGTGGGGGAACTGGTGGCAGCAGTGCCTACCTCTGTGAACGTAAAGTATTATGCGGAGATTGTGTCTGAAAAGGCAATGCTGCGCAAACTGATCAAGACCACAGAGGAGATTGCCAATACCTGTTATCTTGGCAATGAGCGGACCCAGGATATTCTTGAGATCACAGAAAAGAAGATTTTTGACCTGGTACAGAGGAAGAGCAGTGATGAATTTGTACCTATAAAAGATGTGGTCCTGAATGCCATTGAGAAGATTGAGAAGGCGTCCAGGACAAAGGGGAGTGTTACCGGTATCCCCACAGGATTTATTGACCTGGATTACAAGATGTCCGGTTTTCAGCCATCAGACCTGATTCTGGTAGCTGCCAGGCCCTCCATGGGTAAAACGGCGTTCGTACTGAATATTGCCCAGTATATGGCATTTAAAAGTGGTGTTACCACGGCGATCTTCAGTCTGGAGATGTCAAAGGAACAGCTTGTAAACCGTCTGCTGTCCTTGGAGTCAAAAGTGGATTCCCAGAGTATTCGTACAGGTAATCTGGAGGATGAGGACTGGGCAAAGCTGATCGAGGGCGCTAATATTATTGGGTCATCCAATATGATCATTGATGATACACCGGGTATTTCCATTTCGGAGCTGCGGTCAAAGTGCAGGAAGTATAAGCTGGAGCAGAATCTTGGAGTTATTTTTATTGACTATCTGCAGCTGATGTCAGGAAGCGGCAGAAGTGAATCCCGGCAGCAGGAGATATCTGATATTTCCAGGTCCCTGAAGTCGCTGGCAAGGGAACTGAGCGTGCCGGTGGTGGCGCTGTCCCAGTTGAGCCGTGCCGTGGAACAGAGGCCGGACCACAGACCTATGCTTTCTGACCTTCGAGAGTCAGGGGCGATTGAGCAGGATGCCGATGTTGTTATGTTCATTTACAGGGATGATTATTATAATAAGGATTCTGAGAATAAGAATATTGCGGAGATCATTATTGCTAAACAGAGGAATGGTCCGATTGGGACGGTGAATTTGGTTTGGCTGCCGAATTATACGAAGTTTGTGAATATGAAGAAATAG
- a CDS encoding DUF3796 domain-containing protein, with amino-acid sequence MRKRNWRGIVLIGFILAEFLAVGFDVAINGSRIVKPIDFGSYVFRGSDLPLMAVTVGLVCYVVYLVIHMVAANFRKGGTAVKGVTRKLNPKHGWFGIFGFFGFVGIPAYVMQGQVWPFFFFAFFGFFGFFYEAKMSCTLMDERFKEEQTRAQLVSYKTGFGLLWVVAWFMGMAGSHIGITYVALIFTVSSSLIIALVLFLNSYLLYKYDTEEAE; translated from the coding sequence ATGAGGAAGAGGAATTGGAGAGGGATTGTGCTGATAGGGTTTATTTTGGCGGAGTTTTTGGCCGTGGGGTTTGATGTGGCTATCAATGGGAGCAGGATCGTGAAGCCGATAGATTTTGGGAGTTATGTGTTTCGGGGGTCGGATCTGCCTTTGATGGCAGTGACGGTGGGATTAGTTTGTTATGTGGTGTATTTGGTGATTCATATGGTAGCTGCAAATTTTAGAAAGGGCGGGACGGCTGTTAAGGGAGTGACCAGGAAACTGAATCCAAAGCATGGGTGGTTTGGAATTTTTGGATTTTTTGGGTTTGTTGGGATTCCCGCCTATGTGATGCAGGGACAGGTTTGGCCGTTTTTCTTTTTTGCGTTTTTTGGGTTCTTTGGATTTTTTTATGAGGCAAAGATGAGCTGTACGTTGATGGATGAAAGATTTAAGGAGGAACAAACAAGAGCACAACTGGTTTCTTATAAGACGGGTTTTGGACTTCTGTGGGTGGTGGCCTGGTTTATGGGAATGGCAGGAAGCCATATTGGAATTACCTATGTGGCACTTATTTTTACAGTGTCCTCTTCCCTGATCATTGCCCTGGTTCTCTTTTTGAATAGCTATCTTCTGTACAAATATGATACGGAGGAAGCAGAGTAA
- a CDS encoding helix-turn-helix transcriptional regulator, with translation MGIQGFSCNLKKYRLLKDMTQEQLANAVGVRRETIMRLEKAQYNPSLKLAIDISRVVETPIEELFIFD, from the coding sequence ATGGGCATACAAGGATTTTCGTGTAATCTGAAAAAATACCGTCTGCTAAAGGACATGACTCAGGAACAATTGGCAAACGCCGTAGGTGTCCGCCGCGAAACTATCATGCGGCTGGAAAAAGCCCAGTATAACCCGTCTTTAAAACTGGCAATAGATATATCAAGAGTCGTAGAGACTCCCATAGAGGAACTCTTTATTTTTGATTGA
- a CDS encoding type IV pilus twitching motility protein PilT: MDALTFLTDTTNTGASDLFIVAGLPLSYKKNGSLITMGTDKIMPAQSESMIREIYQLADSRDINRFLETGDDDFSFAVRGLSRYRVSTYKQRGSMAAVIRVITFQLPNPSDLGIPDSIIELGNMNKGLVLVTGPAGSGKSTTLACIIDAINKTQEKHIITLEDPLEFLHSHKKSIVSQREINTDTESYIMALRASLRQSPDVILLGEMRDYETMAVAMTAAETGHLVLSTLHTLGAANTIDRIIDVFPPNQQRQIAVQLSSVLRAVVSQQLVPDVNETLIPAFEIMKTTPAIKNMIRENKVHQIDGLIYSSAGGDMISMDASLQRLVKEGRISRHEALGHASNPEMLGKRI; encoded by the coding sequence ATGGATGCACTAACATTTTTAACTGACACCACCAATACCGGTGCCTCAGACCTTTTTATTGTAGCAGGTCTGCCGCTCTCATACAAAAAGAACGGTTCCCTTATCACCATGGGAACTGACAAGATTATGCCGGCCCAGTCGGAATCCATGATACGTGAAATCTACCAACTGGCAGACAGCCGGGATATCAACCGCTTTCTGGAGACAGGGGATGATGATTTTTCCTTCGCTGTGAGAGGACTTTCCCGTTACCGGGTGAGCACTTACAAACAGAGAGGTTCCATGGCTGCTGTCATCCGCGTCATCACATTCCAGCTTCCCAATCCATCGGATTTAGGGATTCCGGATTCTATCATTGAACTGGGGAATATGAATAAAGGGCTTGTCCTTGTTACAGGTCCTGCAGGTAGTGGAAAGTCCACCACACTGGCATGTATCATTGACGCTATAAATAAGACACAGGAAAAGCATATTATTACGCTGGAGGATCCTCTGGAGTTCCTGCACAGCCATAAAAAGAGTATTGTGAGCCAGCGCGAGATCAACACGGATACAGAAAGTTATATTATGGCTTTAAGAGCCTCCCTGCGGCAGAGTCCGGATGTGATCCTATTGGGGGAAATGAGAGATTATGAGACGATGGCAGTCGCTATGACAGCCGCCGAAACCGGGCATTTGGTACTGTCCACCCTGCATACCCTGGGGGCTGCAAATACCATAGACCGTATTATTGATGTCTTTCCGCCCAATCAGCAGCGGCAGATCGCTGTGCAGCTCTCCTCAGTGCTACGGGCTGTAGTATCACAGCAGTTGGTGCCTGATGTAAATGAGACGCTGATTCCCGCATTTGAGATCATGAAGACAACCCCGGCTATTAAAAATATGATCCGGGAGAATAAGGTACATCAGATTGATGGGCTTATTTATTCTTCGGCCGGGGGCGATATGATCTCTATGGATGCCAGTCTGCAACGGCTGGTGAAAGAAGGCAGGATCAGCAGGCATGAGGCTTTGGGCCATGCTTCCAATCCGGAGATGTTAGGGAAGAGGATTTAG
- a CDS encoding DUF4860 domain-containing protein, with amino-acid sequence MNPSRNQKHFIDVLFTLGLLCVFAASALAVVLIGAHVYKSTAAHMDANYTTRTSLSYIAEKVRQHDESGSIFLGKVEDRNALIFLETIEDKEYAAYIYEDGGYLKELFTQKEKEPKKSQGESILEVTDFTIQEASKGLFRFTAADRQKHSLSLLIHVQSE; translated from the coding sequence ATGAATCCCAGCCGGAACCAGAAACATTTTATAGATGTCCTCTTCACCCTTGGACTGCTCTGCGTATTCGCCGCCTCTGCGCTGGCTGTAGTGCTCATAGGAGCACATGTATACAAATCCACAGCCGCCCATATGGACGCCAATTACACCACACGCACGTCCCTCTCCTATATAGCTGAAAAAGTACGCCAGCACGATGAATCCGGCAGCATTTTTCTGGGAAAAGTGGAGGACAGGAATGCCCTGATTTTTCTGGAGACCATAGAGGACAAGGAATATGCCGCCTATATTTACGAGGATGGGGGATATTTAAAAGAACTTTTTACCCAAAAAGAGAAAGAGCCAAAGAAATCCCAGGGCGAATCCATACTGGAAGTAACGGATTTTACTATCCAGGAGGCATCCAAGGGCCTTTTTCGGTTCACGGCAGCAGACAGGCAGAAACATTCTCTGTCCCTGCTGATCCATGTACAAAGTGAGTGA